From a single Rutidosis leptorrhynchoides isolate AG116_Rl617_1_P2 chromosome 5, CSIRO_AGI_Rlap_v1, whole genome shotgun sequence genomic region:
- the LOC139847185 gene encoding uncharacterized protein isoform X2, whose translation MGQITATIDTDIHVKPQSPELFNNESNNKLEKNGDHPGDRKTEQKVDYDADSSSVDDSSNSDGGSSDEICEPTLDNSVVQQTTVFPPNPQLPRPEAPPGLTESKSPRSITRSNSSPETAVPAIGKFFREKSSSLSAAITKRLSLLIDDNGNGNSNNNDVVFNKQKVSNVTEFNLSGLKVTVNLKNEKNEIDQFKGRITFFSRSNCRDSTAVRSYFRDRNLRYVEINIDVYTSREKELIERSGSSAVPQIFFNEKLFGGLVALNSLRNCGLLEERMKELLSRKCPDDAPAVPVYGFDEPEEETMDEMITAVRVLRQRLPIQDKLIKMKIVKNCFLATEMVEVLIQQFDCGRKKAVEMGKQLARRHFIHHVFGENEFEDGNHYYRFLEHEPFIPQCYNFRVSTNDLEPKSATAISQRLAKIMSAILESYASEDGCHLDYLGISNSEEFRRYVNLMQELQRVDISTLSVSERLAFFLNLHNAMVIHAVISIGHPGTAVIERRNFNTDFVYVIGGYPYSLTTIVNGVLRNNRRAPYTFTKPFGSGDKRLEV comes from the exons ATGGGGCAAATAACAGCCACTATTGATACTGATATTCACGTTAAACCTCAATCACCTGAGTTGTTTAATAACGAAAGTAACAACAAACTCGAAAAAAACGGCGATCATCCCGGTGATCGGAAAACAGAACAGAAAGTTGATTATGATGCTGATAGTTCATCTGTTGATGATTCCAGTAACAGTGACGGAGGTAGTTCTGATGAGATCTGTGAACCGACATTAGATAACAGTGTCGTTCAACAGACCACGGTGTTTCCGCCGAATCCACAGCTTCCACGGCCGGAAGCACCGCCGGGATTAACGGAATCGAAATCTCCACGGTCAATTACACGATCAAACTCTTCACCGGAAACCGCCGTTCCAGCAATTGGAAAATTTTTCAGAGAAAAGAGTAGTAGCTTATCAGCGGCCATAAcaaaacgattatcgttattaattGACGATAACGGTAACGGTAACAGTAACAATAACGACGTCGTTTTTAATAAACAAAAGGTATCAAACGTAACGGAGTTTAATCTATCAGGTCTCAAAGTTACAGTAAACCTAAAAAACGAAAAAAATGAAATTGATCAGTTCAAAGGACGAATCACGTTTTTTTCGCGGTCTAACTGCCGTGACTCAACGGCCGTTAGATCATATTTCAGAGACCGAAATTTACGGTACGTGGAGATTAATATTGACGTGTATACATCTAGAGAGAAGGAACTGATCGAACGGTCAGGAAGCTCTGCTGTTCCTCAGATATTTTTCAACGAGAAATTGTTTGGCGGACTTGTGGCGTTAAATTCGTTAAGAAATTGCGGTTTGTTAGAGGAACGGATGAAGGAATTGTTGAGCCGGAAGTGTCCGGATGATGCGCCGGCCGTTCCGGTTTACGGTTTTGATGAACCGGAAGAGGAAACGATGGATGAGATGATTACGGCGGTTAGAGTGTTGCGGCAACGTTTACCGATTCAGGATAAGTTGATAAAGATGAAGATTGTGAAGAATTGTTTCTTGGCGACGGAGATGGTGGAGGTTTTGATTCAGCAGTTTGATTGTGGGAGGAAGAAG GCTGTAGAGATGGGGAAGCAGCTAGCCAGACGACACTTTATTCATCATGTTTTCGG GGAAAATGAATTCGAAGATGGAAACCATTATTATCGGTTTCTTGAACACGAACCTTTCATTCCTCAATGCTATAACTTCAGGGTTTCTACAAATGATCTTGAGCCAAAATCTGCCACTGCAATCAGCCAAAGACTCGCCAAAATAATGTCAGCAATACTCGAATCCTACGCATCTGAAGATGGTTGCCATCTTGATTATTTGGGTATCAGCAACAGCGAAGAATTCAGGAG ATATGTGAATCTAATGCAAGAACTTCAAAGAGTGGATATATCAACTCTCTCTGTTTCTGAGAGGCTTGCGTTCTTTCTAAACCTACACAACGCAATGGTCATTCATGCTGTTATTAGTATTGGACATCCTGGGACCGCAGTAATTGAAAGGAGAAATTTTAATACTGATTTTGTATATGTTATTGGAGGCTATCCGTATTCACTTACGACAATTGTAAATGGCGTTCTTAGAAATAACCGAAGAGCACCTTATACATTTACAAAACCCTTTGGTTCTGGTGACAAGCGTTTAGAG GTTTAG
- the LOC139847185 gene encoding uncharacterized protein isoform X1 yields the protein MGQITATIDTDIHVKPQSPELFNNESNNKLEKNGDHPGDRKTEQKVDYDADSSSVDDSSNSDGGSSDEICEPTLDNSVVQQTTVFPPNPQLPRPEAPPGLTESKSPRSITRSNSSPETAVPAIGKFFREKSSSLSAAITKRLSLLIDDNGNGNSNNNDVVFNKQKVSNVTEFNLSGLKVTVNLKNEKNEIDQFKGRITFFSRSNCRDSTAVRSYFRDRNLRYVEINIDVYTSREKELIERSGSSAVPQIFFNEKLFGGLVALNSLRNCGLLEERMKELLSRKCPDDAPAVPVYGFDEPEEETMDEMITAVRVLRQRLPIQDKLIKMKIVKNCFLATEMVEVLIQQFDCGRKKAVEMGKQLARRHFIHHVFGENEFEDGNHYYRFLEHEPFIPQCYNFRVSTNDLEPKSATAISQRLAKIMSAILESYASEDGCHLDYLGISNSEEFRRYVNLMQELQRVDISTLSVSERLAFFLNLHNAMVIHAVISIGHPGTAVIERRNFNTDFVYVIGGYPYSLTTIVNGVLRNNRRAPYTFTKPFGSGDKRLELAFPQVNPLIHFGICNGSKSCPPVRFFTPRAIESELRFAAREFLQRDGIQVDLAKRTVHLTRIFKWFSADFGNEKEILKWISGYLDATKAGLLSHLSSDGGPVHVAYQDYDWSINC from the exons ATGGGGCAAATAACAGCCACTATTGATACTGATATTCACGTTAAACCTCAATCACCTGAGTTGTTTAATAACGAAAGTAACAACAAACTCGAAAAAAACGGCGATCATCCCGGTGATCGGAAAACAGAACAGAAAGTTGATTATGATGCTGATAGTTCATCTGTTGATGATTCCAGTAACAGTGACGGAGGTAGTTCTGATGAGATCTGTGAACCGACATTAGATAACAGTGTCGTTCAACAGACCACGGTGTTTCCGCCGAATCCACAGCTTCCACGGCCGGAAGCACCGCCGGGATTAACGGAATCGAAATCTCCACGGTCAATTACACGATCAAACTCTTCACCGGAAACCGCCGTTCCAGCAATTGGAAAATTTTTCAGAGAAAAGAGTAGTAGCTTATCAGCGGCCATAAcaaaacgattatcgttattaattGACGATAACGGTAACGGTAACAGTAACAATAACGACGTCGTTTTTAATAAACAAAAGGTATCAAACGTAACGGAGTTTAATCTATCAGGTCTCAAAGTTACAGTAAACCTAAAAAACGAAAAAAATGAAATTGATCAGTTCAAAGGACGAATCACGTTTTTTTCGCGGTCTAACTGCCGTGACTCAACGGCCGTTAGATCATATTTCAGAGACCGAAATTTACGGTACGTGGAGATTAATATTGACGTGTATACATCTAGAGAGAAGGAACTGATCGAACGGTCAGGAAGCTCTGCTGTTCCTCAGATATTTTTCAACGAGAAATTGTTTGGCGGACTTGTGGCGTTAAATTCGTTAAGAAATTGCGGTTTGTTAGAGGAACGGATGAAGGAATTGTTGAGCCGGAAGTGTCCGGATGATGCGCCGGCCGTTCCGGTTTACGGTTTTGATGAACCGGAAGAGGAAACGATGGATGAGATGATTACGGCGGTTAGAGTGTTGCGGCAACGTTTACCGATTCAGGATAAGTTGATAAAGATGAAGATTGTGAAGAATTGTTTCTTGGCGACGGAGATGGTGGAGGTTTTGATTCAGCAGTTTGATTGTGGGAGGAAGAAG GCTGTAGAGATGGGGAAGCAGCTAGCCAGACGACACTTTATTCATCATGTTTTCGG GGAAAATGAATTCGAAGATGGAAACCATTATTATCGGTTTCTTGAACACGAACCTTTCATTCCTCAATGCTATAACTTCAGGGTTTCTACAAATGATCTTGAGCCAAAATCTGCCACTGCAATCAGCCAAAGACTCGCCAAAATAATGTCAGCAATACTCGAATCCTACGCATCTGAAGATGGTTGCCATCTTGATTATTTGGGTATCAGCAACAGCGAAGAATTCAGGAG ATATGTGAATCTAATGCAAGAACTTCAAAGAGTGGATATATCAACTCTCTCTGTTTCTGAGAGGCTTGCGTTCTTTCTAAACCTACACAACGCAATGGTCATTCATGCTGTTATTAGTATTGGACATCCTGGGACCGCAGTAATTGAAAGGAGAAATTTTAATACTGATTTTGTATATGTTATTGGAGGCTATCCGTATTCACTTACGACAATTGTAAATGGCGTTCTTAGAAATAACCGAAGAGCACCTTATACATTTACAAAACCCTTTGGTTCTGGTGACAAGCGTTTAGAG TTAGCTTTTCCCCAGGTCAACCCATTGATTCATTTTGGTATCTGCAACGGGTCGAAATCATGTCCACCCGTTAGATTTTTCACTCCCCGAGCGATTGAATCTGAACTAAGGTTTGCTGCCCGAGAGTTTCTACAGAGGGACGGGATTCAAGTAGATCTTGCCAAGAGAACAGTACACCTCACTCGAATCTTCAAATG GTTTAGTGCCGATTTTGGGAACGAGAAGGAGATCTTAAAGTGGATTAGTGGTTACTTGGATGCAACCAAGGCTGGCCTATTGTCACATCTTTCAAGTGATGGTGGTCCTGTGCATGTTGCTTACCAGGACTATGACTGGTCCATCAATTGCTAA